The window CCCCCTCCACACAGCCCTTGCCATCTTCGGCTGCCTTCTGGGCTACACCCGGATCAGCGAAGAAATGAAAAACCCGGATCTCGTAAAATTGGTAGAGGGCATAGGCTATAAAGAAGGTCTCCCTGTAGCAAGCGATCCTGGCATCCTGTCGCCCGAGAAATTCATAGCCGAAGTGATTAAGGTGCGCTTCCCCAACCCCTTTATGCCCGATACTCCCCAACGCATCGCCAGCGACAGTTCCCAAAAGATCCCCGTCCGCTACGGCGAAACCCTCAAGGCATATATCGCAAAAGGCATGGATGTTGAAAGCCTCAAGCTAATACCCCTGGTGCTGGCCGCATGGCCCCGCTACCTCATGGGCATCAACGATGAAGGCAAGCCTTTTGCTGTAAGCCCCGACCCGCGCCTTGCGGACCTTGGTCCGCTGCTCGCCAGGATAAAGCTTGGGGACAAGGGGCCCTTCCAGAAAACATTGAAACCCATATTCTCTGACAAACGCATCTTCGGCGTGGATCTCTATGAAGCGGGCCTGGGGAAAAAGGTGGAAGATATTTTCGCAGAAATGCTGGCAGGCCCTGGGGCAGTAGCGAAGGTACTAAAAAAGTCTTTATAATGAACTGATTTCAGAGGGAGGACAAAATGAAGAAAGCAACCGCATTTGCGGCAGTGATCGTCCTGTTGCTGATTGTTTTATTTAGCGGCTGCCGCAGGCAGGCTTCGGGCGCCGGGCAGGCGAAAAAGGATATTACGGTTGTCTTTGTGCCCAAAGTAACCGGAAACGCCTTTTTTGAATCCGCCAACGCCGGGGCCCAGGCCTATGCCCAAAAGAACGGCTTCAAGGTCCAGTACGAGGGCAGCAGCGAGGCGTTGATCGATAACCAGATCGCCATCATCAATAAAGCCATTGAACAAAAAGTCCAGGCCCTGTGCGTGTCTGCATTGGACGCTACCGCCCTGGACGAGGTGATGAAAAAGGCCCTTTCCGCCGGGATCAAAGTGACCACCTGGGATTCGGATGTTTCAGGCGATGCCCGGATGATCATGGTATCCCAGGGTACCCCGGATCAGTTAGGCCGCATGCTGGTAGAAATGGGGGCAAAGAGCCTTTCCAGCCGGGGTAAAAATACCGGCGGGCCTATAAAATACCTGTGGCATTATTCCCAAGCCACGGTGATGGACCAAAATTCCTGGCAGGCAGCAGGGGAAAAGTATATCCGCACTGCCTATCCCAATTGGATAAACGCGGCGCCCCAGAACTTTTACAGTGAGCAAAACCCTGCCAAGGCTATAACCGTAGGCGAGCAGATCATAAAAGACTACCCCGATA is drawn from Leadbettera azotonutricia ZAS-9 and contains these coding sequences:
- a CDS encoding substrate-binding domain-containing protein; protein product: MKKATAFAAVIVLLLIVLFSGCRRQASGAGQAKKDITVVFVPKVTGNAFFESANAGAQAYAQKNGFKVQYEGSSEALIDNQIAIINKAIEQKVQALCVSALDATALDEVMKKALSAGIKVTTWDSDVSGDARMIMVSQGTPDQLGRMLVEMGAKSLSSRGKNTGGPIKYLWHYSQATVMDQNSWQAAGEKYIRTAYPNWINAAPQNFYSEQNPAKAITVGEQIIKDYPDIDLIICNDSTSLPGQAQAALNLGRTAQDLTITGFASPNAMRDYCKQGIVERWGLWDCQVQGALGCYMAWYLASGKQLQVGSRVDVPDIGIVEVMSNAVLDPKAYTAPNSGVVLLPNRTEFTINNVDNFNF